The stretch of DNA GAATCCAGGAAACAGGGATTTGTCCAATGAGATGCGAGACTTCGCTGATAAAGCTGGCACCACCAAAGGCGGCGGCAAACGTACCAACGAGTGTGATCCCGACTTGAACGGTGGGTAAAAAACGATCGGCATCGCTGGAGAGTTTAAGTGCGGCTTTGGCACCACGATCGCCTTCCTGTGAAAGCTGCTCCAGCCGCCCGCGTTTGGCAGTCAGAATCGCGATCTCCGCACCGGCGAAGAATCCGTTGAACAGAATCAGCAAGAGGATCAGAGCCAGCTCGCCGAAAAGTCCCCATTCCACCCTGTTCGCTCCCTATTCAGGCCGGTCTGCCATACCAGCACTGAGAGTTCTCTTCCATCCCTTGGGCCATCGGCAGTTTCATGCCTGCCAAGCGTCTTCTAAGGAGTAGGAAAATGCAATGGGTGATTCCCAGAAGTCAGGAGACTCCCGGAAATTAACTGCCATCAATCAATCGAGGTGTATGGATCTGTTTTCGTGGAACGAGATGCGACGGGCGGGTGAGAACCAATTCAAGCAGAGTGTCACCTCGCACCGGATCAGTCTTGATTGGCGATGCAACTGCCACTTACTTCACAGTTAATTCATGTGCCACTGCCAATTCATGGTGTTTGACAGGCGTTTGAGGTTCGCTGGTGAGCTTATGGCCTTGTGAGGAGCCCACTTGTGGCCTGTAGATCGAGAGTCGAGCCAGCGGTCGTTTACGAACTGCCTGATAGATGAAGACCGGAAACCCCATGAAGGTCGGTGCTTGTGGATCTTCCAGTAATTCCAGACCGAGTCGCCGGTAATACCGGTTCAGGCGTGTACGCGATTGATAGATCGTGTCACCGAGAAAACCAGGCAAGCGTTTGCCGGTCGCTGCGTAACTCCAGCCATTGACTAAAGATCTCAAGCCGTAGATGCGGGTTTTCCAGTTGGGATGCTTGGCAGCATAGAGCAAAAAGTAGCCTGCCCCATGAAACGAAAAGCGAGCCATGCCACCAGGCTTAAGCACACGAGCCATCTCTTTCATGGCGATGGCAGAACGCGTGTAGGGCAAAACGACTTTCGAAATCACGCCGTCAAAGCTGCTGTCGGGAAAAGGGAGATGTTCGGCAAACCCCTGGACGGCTTCAAGTTCATACGAGCGGACTCTTTCGACGCAGGCGGGATCTGGATCGATGCCGACTGGCTCGTGACCTCTTCTCAGCAGTTCCAGCATCTGTTCTCCTGGTCCGCAACCGACATCGAGAACCCGGCTGGCCGGTGGAAACTCAAAATGACTGAATTCGTGAAAATGATAAGGTTCAAGAATGCTCATGGATGACCCAATGGGAGCTCGTTCAGACAGTTGTTCACGAGATGGAGGGCTGGTGATTATTCAATGTTTCCAATATGCGGAAATGTAAAAGTATTATGGCACATGAATTGAGCTCGGGAGGACGGCCAGAGAATTCAGATGGAATTCTCTGCAGGTGTATGCAGGGTTGTTCGTTCGGTTGGCTTTTGGATAGAGCCTCGCATCTCACGTGGGAAGATATGACGAGGTCGATCCAAGGTGGGATTATGCTCGATGGGTTGCTTATGGGTGATCAGGTTTGGCAGGTTGTAGCGGATGTAGGAATTTGAGCAGCGAAAAGTCGGAAAGATGTTGAGCCTTGTGCAGAGTGCATGGGGCCTCCAAGGAAATTAAAGCCAAAGGGAAAAAGATGGCGAAACTCCTGGTTCTGTATTACTCGACTTACGGACATGTGGAATCGATGGCGGGGGCTATTGCCGAAGGGGCAGGGAAAGTTCCGGGAGTCGAAGTCACCATCAAGCGAGTGCCGGAACTCATGCCACCCGAAGCTGCTGCCAGAGCAGGTGCCAAACTCGATCAGGCGGCTCCTTTGGCTGATCCCAAGGAGTTAAGTAGCTACGATGGAATCATTTTTGGAACCCCCACCCGGTTCGGGAACATGGCTTCGCAAATGCGGAACTTTCTCGATCAGACGGGTGGGTTGTGGGTCAAAGGGGCACTCGTGGGCAAGGTCGCCAGTGTCTTTGCCAGTACAGGGACTGGTGGCGGAAATGAATCGACGATTCTGACATTCATCCCGACGCTGCTGCACCATGGAATGGTTTATGTGGGGTTGCCGTATTCCTGCCCGGATCTGGCTGATATCTCGGAATTGAAGGGTGGCTCGCCTTATGGTGCAGCGACGATTGCGGGTGCGGATGGCTCGCGCCAGCCTTCGGCTCGTGAACTGGCGATGGCCCGATTTCAAGGCGAGCATGTAGCCGGAATCACTGCCAAGCTGTTTGGCTAATCTCTATTTGAGACTTCCTGCCTGCGGGTGTGAGTATGATCGAACGGGACTCACACCGCTGGAGGAAGAAACTTTGCAGGCGAGGATTCAGGTGCGCCGATTTTCGCCACGAAGTATGGGCTGCAACTCTTCGACGAAGTCGTTGACATCTTTGAATTCGCGATAGACGGAAGCAAAGCGGACGAAGGCGACATGATCGAGAGTTCGCAATTGCTCCATGACTCGCTCGCCGATCTCCCGGGAGGGAACTTCCCGATCAAAGTTTTCGTAAAGTTCCCGTTCGATGACCGAGATAATCTCCTCAATGCGCTCCGGGGAGATTGGTCGTTTGTAGCAGGCTTTTTCGAGACCTTGTGCGATTTTATCTCGATCAAAGGGAACCCGGCTGCCATCTTTCTTGATGACGCGAATGGGGGATTCCTCGATTTTCTCATAGGTGGTAAAGCGGCGGGCACATGCCAGACATTCCCGCCGACGGCGAATCACGAAATCCTGACTTGTCCGCGAATCGATGACCTTGGTTTCGCCGTGGCGGCAGTATGGACACATCATGATGAGTGGTTTGCATCCCTGAAGATCGCGGACAGCCTGGTGACTGCAATCGCGAGATGTTCGAAATTTCTTTCAGGAGCTCATGCCGGAAATTCTTGTCAGTCTGAGAGACTGTAAAAACTTAAGGTTAAACTCCTTCAGCCACGTTGTTTGATGGGTCTACAACCGAACCTCTTTCCCTGATCAGTGAGGGTAACGTCTCGTCTGGCTGTATTCCAGTAGCTTTCCGGTAAAGGGTTTAAGTCGAATGACCCCATTCACAAAAAACCCCGGGGAAAGAAATTCCACAGAAAATTCATTCCTAATGGAAACG from Planctopirus ephydatiae encodes:
- a CDS encoding class I SAM-dependent methyltransferase: MSILEPYHFHEFSHFEFPPASRVLDVGCGPGEQMLELLRRGHEPVGIDPDPACVERVRSYELEAVQGFAEHLPFPDSSFDGVISKVVLPYTRSAIAMKEMARVLKPGGMARFSFHGAGYFLLYAAKHPNWKTRIYGLRSLVNGWSYAATGKRLPGFLGDTIYQSRTRLNRYYRRLGLELLEDPQAPTFMGFPVFIYQAVRKRPLARLSIYRPQVGSSQGHKLTSEPQTPVKHHELAVAHELTVK
- the nrdR gene encoding transcriptional regulator NrdR, with translation MMCPYCRHGETKVIDSRTSQDFVIRRRRECLACARRFTTYEKIEESPIRVIKKDGSRVPFDRDKIAQGLEKACYKRPISPERIEEIISVIERELYENFDREVPSREIGERVMEQLRTLDHVAFVRFASVYREFKDVNDFVEELQPILRGENRRT
- the wrbA gene encoding NAD(P)H:quinone oxidoreductase — encoded protein: MAKLLVLYYSTYGHVESMAGAIAEGAGKVPGVEVTIKRVPELMPPEAAARAGAKLDQAAPLADPKELSSYDGIIFGTPTRFGNMASQMRNFLDQTGGLWVKGALVGKVASVFASTGTGGGNESTILTFIPTLLHHGMVYVGLPYSCPDLADISELKGGSPYGAATIAGADGSRQPSARELAMARFQGEHVAGITAKLFG